The region gagagagggggggcaggcaGAGATGGGggtgggaagcagagagagagagtgggggagagagtgagagagagagacaggggagagagggggagagagggggagagaggggagaagaggaacaaATGAAAAGATAGAAAAAGTcagaagaagagaggaaagacTTGATATATCAGGacatgacgtggaaacaacattgattcaaccagtttttgcccagtgagtTCTTTACATAATGTCCATTTtcaaatataatacattataaagtAAACTCTCGTTACATGACTCCTGAATGGTCATAATACCTGTGTTCTGTAGAGTCTGGAGAtgagcgtctgtctgtctgtctgtctgtctgtctgtctgtctgtctgtctgtctgtctgtctgtctgtctgtctgtctgtctgtctgtctgtctgtctgtctgtctgtctgtctgtctgtctgtctgtctgtctgtctggtctgtctgtctgtctgtctgtctgtctgtctgtctgtctggaaaacCAACCACTGATGGTTGTTCCTATGCCCTCTCACTGTTTGTAAACACCTCACCCGTGTATCCACAATACACCCTCAACATACACCCCCTCTCCCCTGGAAAAAAATGCAATGACACTCCACAAGTGGCTTGTTCTCAGTGATGCCTCAACCAATGAGATAACAGTCTGCGTTGCCAAATAGCAGCAACACCTACAAATAGTATAAACCTCTAATGGTGATGAAATGAAGACCAGGCTTTTGAATAGATCCACAGCCTTCAAAGAGTGAGGAAAACGTTGCTAGCTGGCAAATCCTTGCTTCCCTGTTTTTTTATCAATTCCTCTCAAAGCTCATTGGAGGATGACAACCAAGGGAGGGACGTTGGATCCACTCATCTCCTCCGAAGCGTTTTGAGATGGATTGAGGAAACAAGGAGGGAGGAAGCAAGGATTTCGACAGCCAGTAATGTTTTCAGACACAGCCAGTCCAATGTTTCCATAAAGGGGAGGTTACTAGTTCTTTACAAGGGTTGCACCTCAaacgcaccctattccctatatagtgcactacttttgaccagggcccatagagtgggtagtgcactacacagggaatagggtgccatttggaacacaaacAGGGACTAATAGCTGAGTGACGTATCATGTGTCATCATGACTTATTCCCACGGCAACACGTTGTTCCACACCTGTGATTGTTCAAGCTGGCCTAAAATGTGTTTGGTACGCCTCGTTCCAACATTGTTTAATTTATTTAAAACATGTTTCCTCACAGCACAAGAAGAGTCTGGTATCTGTACATCTGGTCTGGTTCCTTAGTTAAATACCTAAATTAGCTCTATACTGTTACTGCTTTCTTACTTTGTCATAACCCCTAATAAACATTCTTTGCAGGGGACATGCTATATATTTTCTTTGTTTTCAAACTTTTCAACTGCCCTAAAATAGAACCAATAGTGAATCAGGAAGACCCGGGTATTTGTGTCCTAACTGTAAAAACACACATATATAGCTTTAAATCACTTCCTTTTATTTGTGTTACTCTCTAAGAATTGTGTTCCTTTTCTAACAGACCTTCATGTAAGTGAGCCTCATTTCAACACAACTAAAAAAAATATGAGAGAGACTGAAAGCCATGTGCAGTGAATCTACTTTTTATTAATTGATGCCATGGTTGAGTGAGCACGGAAGTGACAGTTGGACAGAGCCAATCAGACACAGAGCTAGAAGGAGCATGACAGTACAATCATAGTGACAAGAGGTCAACTTCTTTACTGCAGTTCACGAGATAAACAGACACAGAAGCCATGTTTTATGGTGACGTTTACTGGAAATAAGCAGTTGTATGTTGCTAAATTGGGTGCATGGACAGTCTTAAATCTGGTGCATGGACAGTCTTAAATCTGGTGCATGGACAGTCTTAAATCTGGTGCATGGACAGTCTTAAATCTGGTGCATGGACAGTCTTAAATCTGGTGCATGGACAGTCTTAAATCTGGTGCATGGACAGTCTTAAATCTGGTGCATGGACAGTCTTAAATCTGGTGCATGGACAGTCTTAAATCTGGTGCATGGACAGTCTTAAATCTGGTGCATGGACAGTCTTAAATTTGGTGCATGGACAGTCTTAAATCTGGTGCATGGACAGTCTTAAATCTGGTGCATGGACAGTCTTAAATCTGGTGCATGGACAGTCTTAAATCTGGTGCATGGACAGTCTTAAATCTGGTGCATGGACAGTCTTAAATCTGGTGCATGGACAGTCTTAAATCTGGTGCATGGACAGTCTTAAATCTGGTGTACTGTTTGTCATGCATGGTCCCTGATCCCCTGAGATCCGATTTATACCCAAATCAGTTAAATACACAAagtgggagactgagagagacatcAGACACGAATTACAATACACTAACTGTAAGGTGGAGGTGGAGTTTTGTACTGCTCAATGTTCTAGAATCTAGTCTGTTATGATGAGCCTGAGGATGAGGTCAGGGGGAGGACGGTTTTTCAGCTCAGTTTGAGGAGAATGAGAAATCCATGTAACAGATGAGGGGTCCGAAATGGGACGTCGTTGTAAATATAgataagaggagagagactaTGGGACCAGACGTTGCTGTGGATAATTGTTTTAACTATGTGGAAGGGGTCTAATGAGCTCTAGGGTGTACTGTAGGCTtttagggtgtagggttagtACACAGTCTACTGGGCTCTATGGTCTAGGGTGTAGGAGTAGTACAGGGTTTACTGTAGAGGCTCTAGAATGTAGGAGTAGTATGGAGTCAACTGTAGAGGCTCTAGGGTGTAGGAGTAGTACAGGGTTTACTAAAGAGGGTGTAAGAGTAGTACAGGGTCTACTGTAGAGGCTCTAGGTTGTAGGAGTAGTACAGGGTCTACTGTAGGGGCTCTAGGGTGTAGGAGTAGTACAGGGTCTACTGTAGAGGCTCTAGGGTGTAGGAGTAGTACAGGGTCTACTGTAGAGGCTCTAGGGTGTAGGAGTAGTACAGGGTCTACTGTAGGGGCTCTAGGGTGTAGGAGTAGTACAGGCTCCCTCCCTTCTTCAGGAAACATTGATGTTGCCAGGTTCCAATCTTGATGGAGCGCTCGCAGGTCCCCAGCAGGTCGTCGAAGAGCACGTCACTGTCGTACACCTCCAGCCTCAGCGGGTCGTTCTCACGGACGTTGAAGAAGTTGAAGTCCTCCTTCCACCAGGGGTCATGGTTGTTGTTCTTTACCTCTGTCTTCCCGCCGTAGCCGGAGCCCATAAACACCTAAATCATAATGATACTTGTGAtgctaatgatgatgatgatgatgatgatgatgatgatgatgatgatgatgatgatgatgatgatgatgataataatgatactgataataatgataataatgataataataatatttaacaccatagtaccactACAACCTCGTCATTAAGctggagaccctgggtctcgaccccgccctgtgcaactgggtcctggactttctgacaggccgccccaaggtggtgagggtaggaaacaacatctccaccctgctgatcctcaacactggggccccacaagggtgcgttctgagccctctcctgtactccctgttcactttatttgccactttatataatgtttacataccctacattactcataagTATAAACTGTACtctgtaccatctactgcatcttgccatcacTCTTCCATATATTtaaatgtacatattcttattaattcctttacacttgtgtttgTATAAGgcagttgtgaaattgttagattacttgttagttaTTACTGCACGGTCCgaaatagaagcacaagcatttttcgctacactcgcattcaaatctgctaaacacgtgtatgtgaccaatacaatttgaattgatttgatttatcaTCATTcttatcattatcatcatcattattacaaTTATTTTCATTATCGTCATTATCATCATTAGATTAGATGTATAAGCCCCCCCCCACAGATGTTCATATTATAAAGGGGGAAGGGTGACTCACCTCATCTAATCTACTAATGTATAGCACTAGCACCTGGCTATTTTGCACCACATCAGCTATCATGGTGGACAGGTGACTCAGGTGAG is a window of Oncorhynchus keta strain PuntledgeMale-10-30-2019 chromosome 25, Oket_V2, whole genome shotgun sequence DNA encoding:
- the LOC118374930 gene encoding perforin-1-like; this translates as MSSSSLLWCLLVVCVLVVVQIYAAEERKVLKVFNLRASDLNSGLFQTPDAYVKVFMGSGYGGKTEVKNNNHDPWWKEDFNFFNVRENDPLRLEVYDSDVLFDDLLGTCERSIKIGTWQHQCFLKKGGSLYYSYTLEPLQ